One stretch of Asterias rubens chromosome 8, eAstRub1.3, whole genome shotgun sequence DNA includes these proteins:
- the LOC117293650 gene encoding F-box/WD repeat-containing protein 7-like isoform X1 — MSGRRVDINSAKVDELATLLGVGKARAEAIVERRQSINGFSSVQDLTSVPGIGNSVIDQNSNVLSCGTYTSHASSTTPSLHSNRHAAGSSSCPTIGSKASSSSLRTGTSGPKHSMSAGPSGIKPTARTPTTSFSASARRSNASPVRARTSARKSILNAAKASSIGSQGRHGKASRRQGCSAAILHKFSTPPYSGRATRRNKVSIDTEDSCSPGPGVSLRDSSRASSSSTASSSATSSSTLNKSCIKRKPSEPAEERTQKGSSPTKRLCRPHDSLNLRHLSPTSTSILPGSNSPLKFNSSRVAQYQQDNIETPRRRLSSRLQIPPNLNEWLKTFQQNWNVPEQRLALDELINHCEPTLVRHVMSIIEPQFQRDFISLLPRELALYVLSFLEPRDLLRAAQTCHYWRILCEDNLLWKEKCREAGIDEVNGKQTRRRSNSGVPRSPWKSMYLRQHQIEYNWRFADIKQPKVLKGHDDHVITCLQFNGQRIVSGSDDNTLKVWSATTGKCLRTLVGHTGGVWSSQMSNNIIISGSTDRTLKVWNADTGQCIHTLYGHTSTVRCMHLHGSKVVSGSRDATLRVWDIETGQCLHVLMGHVAAVRCVQYDGRRVVSGAYDYTVKVWNPDNEECLHTLQGHTNRVYSLQFDGVHIVSGSLDTSIRVWDAETGECKHTLMGHQSLTSGMELKDNILVSGNADSTVKIWDITSGQCLQTLQGPNKHQSAVTCLQFSKKFVITSSDDGTVKLWDLHTGEFIRNLVTLESGGSGGVVWRVRANQTKLVCAVGSRNGTEDTKLLVLDFDVDTQRL; from the exons ATGTCTGGCCGAAGGGTGGACATCAACTCGGCCAAAGTGGATGAGTTGGCCACCTTATTGGGCGTAGGGAAAGCCCGGGCTGAAGCCATTGTGGAGAGGCGTCAG AGTATTAATGGATTCAGCAGTGTACAAGATCTGACATCAGTCCCCGGGATAGGCAACAGTGTCATCGATCAAAACAGCAATGTGCTTTCTTGTGGCACGTACACCAGTCATGCTTCGTCCACTACCCCTTCGCTACATTCAAACAGGCATGCTGCCGGGTCCAGCTCCTGCCCAACCATTGGATCCAAAGCGAGCTCCAGCAGCCTCAGGACAGGCACCAGCGGACCAAAGCACAGCATGAGTGCTGGCCCTAGTGGAATCAAACCCACTGCGAGAACCCCAACAACTTCTTTTAGTGCCAGTGCCAGGCGGTCAAATGCTAGCCCGGTCAGGGCCAGAACTAGTGCCCGAAAGTCGATCTTAAATGCAGCTAAGGCAAGCTCTATCGGATCTCAGGGTAGACATGGTAAAGCCAGCAGACGACAAGGATGTTCTGCTGCTATACTTCATAAGTTTTCAACCCCACCATATAGTGGTAGGGCAACGAGGAGAAACAAAGTGTCGATAGATACTGAGGACTCATGCTCCCCTGGTCCGGGAGTATCGTTACGTGATAGCAGTAGGGCATCTAGTTCATCAACTGCGTCATCGTCGGCAACGTCATCAAGTACCTTAAATAAATCT TGCATCAAGCGGAAGCCATCTGAGCCAGCGGAGGAAAGGACCCAGAAGGGGAGTTCACCCACCAAGAGACTCTGCAGACCTCATGATAGTCTCAATCTTAG gCACTTATCACCCACCTCTACATCAATCCTGCCGGGTAGCAATAGCCCACTGAAATTCAACTCGTCCCGAGTTGCCCAATACCAACAAGACAACATCGAGACACCCAGAAGACGTCTGTCCTCAAGGCTTCAAATACCTCCCAACCTCAACGAATGGCTCAAAACGTTCCAG CAGAACTGGAATGTACCTGAGCAAAGACTGGCCCTGGATGAGCTAATCAACCATTGTGAACCCACGCTGGTCAGACATGTTATGTCCATCATTGAACCACAGTTCCAGAGAGACTTCATATCGCTGTTACCTCGAGAG CTTGCTCTTTATGTGCTGTCCTTCCTGGAGCCTCGTGATCTCCTTCGCGCGGCCCAAACTTGCCACTACTGGAGAATCCTCTGTGAGGATAACCTCCTCTGGAAAGAGAAGTGCCGAGAGGCCGGTATTGATGAAGTCAATGGTAAACAGACAAGGAGGCGTTCTAATTCCGGCGTGCCGCGCAGCCCGTGGAAGAGTATGTACCTCAGACAGCATCAGATTGAATACAACTGGAGGTTTGCAGATATCAAACAACCAAAG GTATTGAAGGGACATGATGATCATGTGATCACTTGCTTACAATTCAACGGTCAGCGCATTGTCAGTGGTTCTGACGACAACACACTCAAGGTCTGGTCTGCAACGACTGGCAAG TGTCTTCGAACACTCGTAGGTCATACAGGCGGTGTGTGGTCATCCCAGATGTCCAATAACATCATCATTAGTGGCTCAACAGACCGTACTCTCAAAGTGTGGAATGCAGACACTGGTCAGTGTATACACACGCTATATGGGCATACATCAACTGTCAGATGTATGCATCTACATGGAAGCAA GGTGGTTAGCGGCTCTCGAGATGCCACACTAAGAGTATGGGATATTGAAACCGGTCAATGTCTGCACGTACTAATGGGTCATGTTGCAGCTGTACGTTGTGTTCAGTACGACGGTAGACGGGTAGTCAGTGGAGCCTACGATTACACAGTGAAAGTATGGAATCCTGATAATGAGGAATGTCTACATACACTGCAGGGGCACACTAATAGGGTGTACTCATTACAG TTTGATGGTGTTCATATCGTCAGTGGTTCTCTGGACACCTCTATTAGGGTCTGGGATGCGGAGACGGGGGAGTGTAAACACACCCTGATGGGTCATCAATCATTGACCAGCGGTATGGAACTTAAAGATAACATCCTGGTATCCGGTAATGCTGACTCTACTGTCAAGATCTGGGACATCACTAGCGGACAGTGTCTGCAGACGCTACAAG GACCAAACAAGCACCAGAGTGCGGTAACCTGCCTTCAATTTAGTAAAAAATTTGTCATCACCAGCTCAGACGACGGTACAGTCAAGCTGTGGGACTTGCATACAGGGGAGTTCATCCGCAATCTTGTCACCCTGGAGAGTGGAGGAAGTGGTGGTGTTGTATGGCGGGTTCGAGCTAACCAGACCAAACTAGTGTGTGCTGTGGGTAGCCGTAACGGCACGGAGGACACTAAACTGCTTGTGCTTGATTTTGATGTGGATACACAGCGACTTTGA
- the LOC117293650 gene encoding F-box/WD repeat-containing protein 7-like isoform X2 — MSGRRVDINSAKVDELATLLGVGKARAEAIVERRQSINGFSSVQDLTSVPGIGNSVIDQNSNVLSCGTYTSHASSTTPSLHSNRHAAGSSSCPTIGSKASSSSLRTGTSGPKHSMSAGPSGIKPTARTPTTSFSASARRSNASPVRARTSARKSILNAAKASSIGSQGRHGKASRRQGCSAAILHKFSTPPYSGRATRRNKVSIDTEDSCSPGPGVSLRDSSRASSSSTASSSATSSSTLNKSCIKRKPSEPAEERTQKGSSPTKRLCRPHDSLNLRHLSPTSTSILPGSNSPLKFNSSRVAQYQQDNIETPRRRLSSRLQIPPNLNEWLKTFQNWNVPEQRLALDELINHCEPTLVRHVMSIIEPQFQRDFISLLPRELALYVLSFLEPRDLLRAAQTCHYWRILCEDNLLWKEKCREAGIDEVNGKQTRRRSNSGVPRSPWKSMYLRQHQIEYNWRFADIKQPKVLKGHDDHVITCLQFNGQRIVSGSDDNTLKVWSATTGKCLRTLVGHTGGVWSSQMSNNIIISGSTDRTLKVWNADTGQCIHTLYGHTSTVRCMHLHGSKVVSGSRDATLRVWDIETGQCLHVLMGHVAAVRCVQYDGRRVVSGAYDYTVKVWNPDNEECLHTLQGHTNRVYSLQFDGVHIVSGSLDTSIRVWDAETGECKHTLMGHQSLTSGMELKDNILVSGNADSTVKIWDITSGQCLQTLQGPNKHQSAVTCLQFSKKFVITSSDDGTVKLWDLHTGEFIRNLVTLESGGSGGVVWRVRANQTKLVCAVGSRNGTEDTKLLVLDFDVDTQRL, encoded by the exons ATGTCTGGCCGAAGGGTGGACATCAACTCGGCCAAAGTGGATGAGTTGGCCACCTTATTGGGCGTAGGGAAAGCCCGGGCTGAAGCCATTGTGGAGAGGCGTCAG AGTATTAATGGATTCAGCAGTGTACAAGATCTGACATCAGTCCCCGGGATAGGCAACAGTGTCATCGATCAAAACAGCAATGTGCTTTCTTGTGGCACGTACACCAGTCATGCTTCGTCCACTACCCCTTCGCTACATTCAAACAGGCATGCTGCCGGGTCCAGCTCCTGCCCAACCATTGGATCCAAAGCGAGCTCCAGCAGCCTCAGGACAGGCACCAGCGGACCAAAGCACAGCATGAGTGCTGGCCCTAGTGGAATCAAACCCACTGCGAGAACCCCAACAACTTCTTTTAGTGCCAGTGCCAGGCGGTCAAATGCTAGCCCGGTCAGGGCCAGAACTAGTGCCCGAAAGTCGATCTTAAATGCAGCTAAGGCAAGCTCTATCGGATCTCAGGGTAGACATGGTAAAGCCAGCAGACGACAAGGATGTTCTGCTGCTATACTTCATAAGTTTTCAACCCCACCATATAGTGGTAGGGCAACGAGGAGAAACAAAGTGTCGATAGATACTGAGGACTCATGCTCCCCTGGTCCGGGAGTATCGTTACGTGATAGCAGTAGGGCATCTAGTTCATCAACTGCGTCATCGTCGGCAACGTCATCAAGTACCTTAAATAAATCT TGCATCAAGCGGAAGCCATCTGAGCCAGCGGAGGAAAGGACCCAGAAGGGGAGTTCACCCACCAAGAGACTCTGCAGACCTCATGATAGTCTCAATCTTAG gCACTTATCACCCACCTCTACATCAATCCTGCCGGGTAGCAATAGCCCACTGAAATTCAACTCGTCCCGAGTTGCCCAATACCAACAAGACAACATCGAGACACCCAGAAGACGTCTGTCCTCAAGGCTTCAAATACCTCCCAACCTCAACGAATGGCTCAAAACGTTCCAG AACTGGAATGTACCTGAGCAAAGACTGGCCCTGGATGAGCTAATCAACCATTGTGAACCCACGCTGGTCAGACATGTTATGTCCATCATTGAACCACAGTTCCAGAGAGACTTCATATCGCTGTTACCTCGAGAG CTTGCTCTTTATGTGCTGTCCTTCCTGGAGCCTCGTGATCTCCTTCGCGCGGCCCAAACTTGCCACTACTGGAGAATCCTCTGTGAGGATAACCTCCTCTGGAAAGAGAAGTGCCGAGAGGCCGGTATTGATGAAGTCAATGGTAAACAGACAAGGAGGCGTTCTAATTCCGGCGTGCCGCGCAGCCCGTGGAAGAGTATGTACCTCAGACAGCATCAGATTGAATACAACTGGAGGTTTGCAGATATCAAACAACCAAAG GTATTGAAGGGACATGATGATCATGTGATCACTTGCTTACAATTCAACGGTCAGCGCATTGTCAGTGGTTCTGACGACAACACACTCAAGGTCTGGTCTGCAACGACTGGCAAG TGTCTTCGAACACTCGTAGGTCATACAGGCGGTGTGTGGTCATCCCAGATGTCCAATAACATCATCATTAGTGGCTCAACAGACCGTACTCTCAAAGTGTGGAATGCAGACACTGGTCAGTGTATACACACGCTATATGGGCATACATCAACTGTCAGATGTATGCATCTACATGGAAGCAA GGTGGTTAGCGGCTCTCGAGATGCCACACTAAGAGTATGGGATATTGAAACCGGTCAATGTCTGCACGTACTAATGGGTCATGTTGCAGCTGTACGTTGTGTTCAGTACGACGGTAGACGGGTAGTCAGTGGAGCCTACGATTACACAGTGAAAGTATGGAATCCTGATAATGAGGAATGTCTACATACACTGCAGGGGCACACTAATAGGGTGTACTCATTACAG TTTGATGGTGTTCATATCGTCAGTGGTTCTCTGGACACCTCTATTAGGGTCTGGGATGCGGAGACGGGGGAGTGTAAACACACCCTGATGGGTCATCAATCATTGACCAGCGGTATGGAACTTAAAGATAACATCCTGGTATCCGGTAATGCTGACTCTACTGTCAAGATCTGGGACATCACTAGCGGACAGTGTCTGCAGACGCTACAAG GACCAAACAAGCACCAGAGTGCGGTAACCTGCCTTCAATTTAGTAAAAAATTTGTCATCACCAGCTCAGACGACGGTACAGTCAAGCTGTGGGACTTGCATACAGGGGAGTTCATCCGCAATCTTGTCACCCTGGAGAGTGGAGGAAGTGGTGGTGTTGTATGGCGGGTTCGAGCTAACCAGACCAAACTAGTGTGTGCTGTGGGTAGCCGTAACGGCACGGAGGACACTAAACTGCTTGTGCTTGATTTTGATGTGGATACACAGCGACTTTGA